From the genome of Pantoea alfalfae, one region includes:
- the fre gene encoding NAD(P)H-flavin reductase gives MTTLSCKVTSVEAITDTVYRVRLIPEAEFSFRAGQYLMVVMDERDKRPFSLASTPMEKDIIELHIGASDLNLYAMAVMDRIRNDRQITVDMPHGDAWLREESTKPLILIAGGTGFSYARSILLTALAEQPERDIAIYWGGRELKHLYDMDELDALAVKHPNLKVIPVVEQPEAGWQGRSGTVLTAVMQDFSTLSEHEIYIAGRFEMAKIARDRFCAERGAVESQMYGDAFAFI, from the coding sequence ATGACAACGTTAAGCTGTAAAGTAACTTCAGTTGAGGCGATTACCGACACGGTCTATCGCGTTCGCCTGATCCCTGAAGCGGAATTCAGTTTTCGCGCGGGACAGTATCTGATGGTAGTGATGGATGAGCGCGACAAGCGTCCGTTCTCACTGGCCTCAACGCCGATGGAAAAAGATATCATCGAGCTGCATATCGGCGCGTCCGATCTGAACCTCTATGCCATGGCCGTTATGGATCGCATCCGTAACGATCGCCAGATCACCGTTGATATGCCGCACGGCGATGCCTGGCTGCGCGAAGAGAGCACTAAACCGCTGATCCTGATTGCAGGCGGTACCGGTTTCTCCTATGCCCGTTCCATTCTGCTCACCGCGCTGGCGGAACAGCCAGAGCGCGACATCGCCATTTACTGGGGCGGACGTGAGCTTAAGCACCTGTACGATATGGATGAGCTGGATGCGCTGGCCGTCAAGCATCCGAACCTGAAGGTGATCCCGGTGGTCGAGCAGCCCGAAGCGGGCTGGCAGGGTCGTTCTGGTACGGTACTGACCGCAGTGATGCAGGACTTCAGCACGCTGAGCGAGCATGAGATTTATATCGCCGGACGTTTTGAGATGGCGAAGATTGCCCGCGATCGTTTCTGTGCCGAGCGTGGTGCAGTGGAATCACAGATGTATGGCGATGCGTTTGCCTTTATCTGA
- the ubiD gene encoding 4-hydroxy-3-polyprenylbenzoate decarboxylase, producing the protein MKYHDLRDFLALLEQRGELKRITQSIDPELEMTEIADRTLRAGGPALLFENPKGYDMPVLCNLFGTPKRVAMGMGQEEVSALREVGKLLAFLKEPEPPKGFRDLFDKMPQFKQVLNMPTKRLRNAPCQEEVFSGDEVDLTRIPVMKCWPGDAAPLITWGLTVTRGPHKERQNLGIYRQQVIGKNRLIMRWLSHRGGALDYLEWKKAHPGERFPVSVALGADPATILGAVTPVPDTLSEYAFAGLLRGNKTEVVKCLSNDLEVPASAEIVLEGYIEAGDMAPEGPYGDHTGYYNEVDSFPVFTVTHITQRHKPIYHSTYTGRPPDEPAVLGVALNEVLVPILVKQFPEIVDFYLPPEGCSYRLAVVTIKKQYAGHAKRVMFGVWSFLRQFMYTKFVIVCDDDVNARDWNDVIWAITTRMDPARDTVLVENTPIDYLDFASPVSGLGSKMGMDATNKWPGETQREWGTPIVKDPAVTARIDAIWDELGIFDQPPQR; encoded by the coding sequence ATGAAATATCACGATTTAAGAGACTTTCTCGCGCTGCTCGAACAGCGCGGTGAGCTAAAGCGCATTACCCAGTCGATCGATCCTGAACTGGAAATGACCGAAATTGCCGACCGCACCCTGCGTGCCGGTGGTCCCGCTCTGCTGTTTGAAAACCCGAAAGGGTACGACATGCCGGTGCTGTGCAATCTGTTCGGCACACCAAAGCGCGTGGCCATGGGCATGGGCCAGGAGGAGGTCAGCGCACTGCGCGAAGTGGGTAAACTGCTGGCCTTCCTGAAAGAGCCGGAGCCGCCAAAAGGCTTCCGCGATCTGTTCGATAAGATGCCGCAGTTTAAGCAGGTCCTGAACATGCCGACCAAACGTCTGCGCAATGCACCCTGTCAGGAAGAGGTGTTCAGCGGCGATGAAGTCGATCTGACCCGCATTCCGGTGATGAAGTGCTGGCCTGGCGATGCGGCACCGCTGATTACCTGGGGACTGACCGTGACGCGCGGCCCGCATAAAGAGCGGCAGAATCTGGGCATTTATCGACAGCAGGTGATCGGCAAAAACCGTCTGATTATGCGCTGGCTATCGCACCGTGGTGGCGCGCTCGATTATCTGGAGTGGAAGAAAGCGCACCCGGGTGAGCGTTTTCCGGTCTCGGTGGCGCTGGGTGCCGATCCCGCCACTATTCTCGGTGCCGTCACGCCGGTGCCTGACACGCTGTCAGAATATGCGTTTGCCGGGTTGCTGCGCGGCAATAAAACCGAAGTGGTGAAGTGCCTGTCGAACGATCTCGAAGTGCCGGCCAGTGCTGAAATCGTGCTGGAAGGGTATATCGAAGCGGGCGATATGGCACCAGAAGGACCTTACGGCGATCACACCGGCTACTACAATGAAGTAGATAGCTTCCCGGTGTTTACCGTGACACATATTACGCAGCGTCATAAGCCTATCTATCACTCCACCTACACCGGCCGTCCGCCGGATGAGCCTGCGGTGTTGGGTGTGGCGTTGAATGAAGTGCTGGTGCCAATCCTGGTGAAGCAGTTTCCGGAGATCGTGGACTTCTATCTGCCACCGGAAGGTTGCTCATACCGGCTGGCGGTCGTAACGATTAAAAAGCAGTACGCCGGGCACGCCAAACGTGTCATGTTTGGCGTGTGGTCGTTTTTACGGCAGTTCATGTACACCAAATTTGTTATTGTGTGTGACGATGATGTTAATGCGCGTGACTGGAACGACGTGATCTGGGCCATTACCACGCGTATGGATCCGGCCCGTGATACGGTATTAGTGGAAAATACCCCGATCGATTATCTCGATTTCGCTTCGCCCGTTTCCGGGCTGGGGTCGAAAATGGGGATGGATGCGACCAATAAGTGGCCAGGTGAAACGCAGCGCGAATGGGGTACCCCCATCGTTAAAGATCCGGCGGTCACCGCGCGCATTGATGCTATCTGGGATGAGCTAGGTATTTTTGATCAGCCGCCACAGCGTTGA
- the pepQ gene encoding Xaa-Pro dipeptidase has protein sequence MDSLKTLYHAHIATLQQRAQQVLARNKLDAMLIHSGELLTVFLDDHTYPFKVNPQFKAWVPVTQVPNCWLWIDGVNKPKLWFYSPVDYWHNVEPLPDSFWTADVEVIGLKNADEIAQLLPAQRDNVAYIGPVNARAAQLGIASGNINPKAVIDFLHFHRSIKTDYELACLRQAQKLAVAGHRAAKEAFAAGLSEFDINQAYLTATGHRDTDVPYGNIIALNEHAAVLHYTRLDHQPPAKRHSFLIDAGAEYLGYAADLTRSYAAQSGSLYARMIEAMNAEELALIATLKAGVRYTDYHLQMHQRIAKMLLKFELVQGISEEALVAEDLTGPFMPHGLGHPLGLQVHDVAGFMQDDQGTHLAAPAQYPYLRCTRVLQPGMVLTIEPGFYIIDSLLAPLRAGRFSQYFNWQAIDALRPYGGIRIEDNVVIHAHRVENMTRDLHLA, from the coding sequence ATGGATTCACTGAAGACCTTGTATCACGCGCATATCGCCACGTTGCAACAACGGGCGCAGCAGGTGCTGGCACGCAACAAACTGGATGCGATGCTGATCCATTCCGGTGAGTTATTGACGGTGTTTCTGGATGATCACACCTATCCGTTCAAGGTGAATCCACAGTTCAAGGCCTGGGTGCCGGTGACGCAGGTGCCTAACTGCTGGCTGTGGATTGACGGGGTGAACAAACCGAAACTGTGGTTCTACTCTCCGGTGGATTACTGGCATAACGTCGAACCGCTGCCGGATAGTTTCTGGACCGCGGATGTTGAGGTCATTGGCCTGAAAAATGCTGATGAGATTGCGCAACTGCTGCCCGCACAGCGCGATAACGTCGCTTATATCGGCCCGGTCAACGCGCGCGCGGCTCAGCTCGGTATCGCCTCTGGCAATATCAATCCCAAAGCGGTGATCGACTTTCTGCATTTCCATCGCAGCATCAAAACCGATTATGAACTCGCCTGTCTGCGTCAGGCACAGAAGCTGGCAGTGGCTGGCCATCGCGCAGCGAAAGAGGCGTTCGCAGCGGGCTTAAGCGAGTTCGATATCAATCAGGCGTATCTGACCGCAACCGGTCATCGCGACACCGATGTGCCTTACGGCAATATCATCGCGCTGAATGAACACGCTGCCGTGTTGCACTATACCCGGCTGGATCATCAGCCACCGGCGAAACGCCACAGCTTTTTGATTGATGCCGGTGCTGAGTATCTTGGCTATGCCGCCGATTTGACCCGCAGCTATGCGGCGCAGAGTGGTTCGCTCTATGCCAGAATGATTGAGGCAATGAACGCGGAAGAGCTGGCGCTGATCGCTACGCTGAAAGCGGGCGTGCGCTACACCGATTATCATCTTCAGATGCACCAGCGTATTGCGAAGATGTTGCTGAAGTTTGAGCTGGTGCAGGGGATCAGCGAAGAAGCGCTGGTGGCTGAAGATCTGACCGGTCCGTTTATGCCTCATGGCCTGGGGCATCCGCTGGGTCTGCAGGTGCATGACGTGGCTGGCTTTATGCAGGATGATCAGGGCACGCATCTGGCCGCGCCTGCGCAATATCCTTATCTTCGCTGCACCCGCGTGCTGCAACCGGGCATGGTCTTAACCATCGAGCCGGGCTTCTATATTATTGACTCATTACTGGCGCCGTTGCGTGCAGGCCGTTTTAGTCAGTACTTTAACTGGCAGGCCATTGATGCGCTTCGGCCTTATGGCGGGATTCGTATCGAAGACAACGTGGTGATCCATGCGCATCGCGTTGAGAACATGACCCGCGATCTGCATCTGGCCTGA
- the fadA gene encoding acetyl-CoA C-acyltransferase FadA: MENVVIVDAVRTPMGRSKGGAFRNVRAEDLSAHLMREILSRNPAVNPTSLDDIVWGCVQQTLEQGFNIARNAALLAEIPHSVPATTVNRLCGSSMQALHDAARAIMVGDAQCCLIGGVEHMGHVPMNHGVDFHPGLGRTVAKAAGMMGLTAEMLARMHHISREQQDAFALRSHQRAWQATQRGDFATEIVATWGHDSDGILKRYDFDEVIREETSAEGLAALKPAFDPVNGTVTAGTSSALSDGAAAMLIMSESRARELGLTPRARIRSMAVVGCDPSIMGYGPVPASKLALKRAGLSVSDIDVFELNEAFAAQTLPCIKDLGLLEQMDEKVNLNGGAIALGHPLGCSGARISTTLLNIMERRDARFGLATMCIGLGQGIATVFERL; encoded by the coding sequence ATGGAAAATGTGGTGATTGTTGATGCGGTGCGCACGCCAATGGGACGTTCAAAAGGCGGCGCCTTTCGGAACGTGCGCGCTGAAGATCTCTCTGCGCACCTGATGCGCGAAATTCTGAGCCGTAACCCGGCGGTGAACCCGACATCCCTCGACGACATTGTCTGGGGCTGCGTACAGCAGACGCTGGAACAGGGATTTAATATCGCGCGTAACGCCGCGCTGCTGGCCGAAATCCCGCACTCTGTGCCGGCCACCACCGTTAACCGGCTGTGTGGTTCGTCAATGCAGGCGCTGCACGATGCGGCCCGCGCCATTATGGTCGGCGATGCGCAGTGCTGCCTGATTGGCGGTGTGGAGCATATGGGACACGTGCCGATGAATCACGGCGTGGACTTTCATCCTGGCCTGGGCCGCACCGTCGCTAAAGCTGCGGGTATGATGGGCTTAACCGCCGAGATGCTGGCGCGTATGCATCATATCAGCCGTGAGCAGCAGGATGCGTTCGCCCTGCGTTCGCACCAGCGCGCATGGCAGGCCACACAGCGCGGGGACTTCGCAACGGAGATTGTCGCCACCTGGGGTCACGACAGCGACGGCATTCTTAAGCGCTATGATTTCGATGAGGTGATCCGCGAGGAGACCAGCGCCGAAGGTCTGGCGGCGCTCAAACCCGCCTTCGATCCTGTGAATGGCACCGTCACAGCGGGTACGTCGTCGGCCCTGTCAGATGGCGCGGCCGCCATGCTGATTATGAGTGAATCACGCGCCCGTGAACTGGGGCTGACGCCACGCGCACGTATCCGCAGCATGGCAGTGGTCGGCTGTGATCCGTCGATCATGGGCTATGGACCGGTACCGGCCAGCAAACTGGCATTAAAACGGGCGGGACTGAGCGTCAGTGATATCGATGTGTTTGAGCTGAACGAAGCCTTTGCCGCACAGACCCTGCCCTGCATCAAGGACTTAGGTTTGCTGGAGCAGATGGATGAGAAGGTTAATCTGAATGGCGGCGCGATTGCGTTGGGCCATCCGCTGGGCTGTTCCGGCGCACGCATCAGCACCACATTACTGAACATCATGGAACGCCGCGATGCCCGTTTTGGCCTTGCCACCATGTGCATCGGACTGGGCCAGGGGATCGCAACCGTATTCGAGCGTCTGTAA
- the rfaH gene encoding transcription/translation regulatory transformer protein RfaH produces the protein MESWYLLYCKRGQLLRAKEHLERQEVHCLSPMIALEKIVRGKRTTVSEPLFPNYLFIEFDPEAIHTTTISSTRGVSHFVRFGTTPATVPSAVIEALETDVPQILLDPETPQSGDEVVITEGTFEGLRAIFAEPDGETRSILLLNLLNKQVMRSVDNKQFRKI, from the coding sequence ATGGAATCCTGGTACTTACTCTATTGCAAACGTGGTCAGCTATTGCGCGCGAAGGAGCATCTGGAGCGGCAGGAAGTGCATTGCCTCAGTCCAATGATCGCTCTGGAAAAGATCGTGCGCGGCAAACGCACCACGGTGAGTGAGCCACTGTTTCCAAATTATCTGTTTATCGAATTCGATCCGGAAGCGATTCACACCACGACGATTAGCAGCACACGCGGTGTCAGTCACTTTGTACGCTTCGGCACCACCCCCGCAACCGTGCCGTCAGCGGTGATCGAAGCGCTGGAAACCGACGTTCCGCAAATCCTGCTTGACCCTGAGACACCGCAAAGCGGCGATGAAGTTGTCATCACCGAAGGGACGTTTGAAGGGCTGCGCGCCATTTTTGCCGAGCCGGATGGTGAAACGCGCTCGATTCTGTTACTCAATCTGCTGAACAAGCAGGTAATGCGCAGCGTCGACAATAAGCAGTTCCGTAAGATTTAA
- the fadB gene encoding fatty acid oxidation complex subunit alpha FadB: MLYQGANLTLHWLDDGIAELVFDATGSVNKLDTQTVASLGEAIAVLEQQPELRGLLLSSAKPAFIVGADITEFLSLFDAPTEKLSQWLSYANSIFNRLEDLPVPTLAAIDGYALGGGCECVLATDLRIATADARIGLPETKLGIMPGFGGSVRLPRLLGADSALEIIAAGKDVDGNAALKLGLVDAVVSREKLREAGIAMLKAAATDGSWRARRAPKLAPLKLSPIEAAMSFTIAKAMVLQTAGKHYPAPLMAVKTIEAAASLGRDDALKLETAAFVPLAQSDEARALVGIFLNDQYVKSLAKKRGSESGAPAQAAVLGAGIMGGGISYQSAWKGVPVRMKDINPQALTLGMNEASKLLNKLLERGKIDGSKLASVIATIQPTLDYAGFDQADVVVEAVVENPLTKAKVLAETEQHLRQDAILASNTSTIPISQLAQALQRPENFCGMHFFNPVPRMPLVEVVRGEKTSEATLSKVVAWASKMGKTPIVVNDCPGFFVNRVLFPYFSAFSLLLRDGADFRQIDKVMEKQFGWPMGPSWLLDVVGIDTAHHAQSVMADGFPDRMKHDYRDAIDLLFDAGRFGQKNGKGFWRWEEDKKGKLKKVPDAEVDTLLQQVCQPARAFSDEEILNRMMLPMLNEVVRCLEEKIIASPAEADMALVYGLGFPPFRGGAFRYLDTLGNSNVVDQARRYSALGGLYALPALLVQKAHQHESWYPAAKPIDEAALKSA, translated from the coding sequence ATGCTCTACCAAGGCGCTAACCTTACTCTTCACTGGCTGGACGATGGCATCGCCGAGCTGGTTTTTGACGCTACAGGCTCGGTCAATAAGCTCGATACGCAAACGGTCGCCAGTCTGGGCGAGGCGATTGCGGTACTGGAACAGCAGCCAGAACTGCGCGGCCTGCTGCTGAGCTCCGCTAAACCTGCTTTTATTGTGGGCGCGGATATCACCGAGTTTCTTTCTCTGTTTGATGCACCCACCGAAAAGCTGAGTCAGTGGTTGAGCTACGCCAACAGCATCTTCAACCGTTTGGAAGATTTGCCGGTGCCGACTCTGGCCGCCATTGACGGCTATGCGCTGGGCGGTGGATGTGAATGCGTACTGGCAACCGATCTGCGTATTGCCACTGCGGACGCCCGTATTGGCCTGCCGGAAACAAAACTTGGCATCATGCCCGGCTTTGGGGGCAGCGTGCGACTACCGCGCCTGCTGGGCGCCGACAGTGCGCTGGAAATTATTGCGGCGGGTAAAGATGTTGATGGCAACGCCGCCCTGAAACTCGGCCTGGTCGATGCGGTGGTGTCGCGCGAGAAACTGCGCGAGGCGGGGATCGCGATGCTCAAAGCCGCCGCTACTGATGGCAGCTGGCGGGCGCGCCGGGCACCGAAACTGGCACCGCTGAAACTCAGTCCGATTGAAGCGGCGATGAGCTTCACGATTGCGAAAGCGATGGTGCTGCAGACCGCAGGTAAACACTATCCCGCTCCGCTAATGGCCGTAAAAACAATTGAAGCGGCGGCCAGCCTGGGTCGTGATGATGCGCTGAAACTTGAAACGGCGGCGTTTGTGCCCCTGGCGCAGTCTGATGAAGCCCGCGCACTGGTCGGCATCTTTCTCAACGACCAGTACGTTAAAAGCCTGGCGAAAAAACGCGGCAGCGAAAGCGGCGCACCGGCTCAGGCAGCGGTACTGGGCGCGGGCATCATGGGTGGCGGCATCAGCTATCAGTCGGCCTGGAAAGGTGTGCCGGTAAGAATGAAAGACATTAATCCGCAGGCGTTAACGCTGGGGATGAATGAAGCCAGCAAGCTGCTCAATAAGCTACTGGAGCGCGGCAAAATCGACGGCAGTAAACTCGCCAGTGTGATCGCCACTATTCAGCCCACCCTGGATTACGCCGGTTTTGACCAGGCCGATGTGGTGGTGGAAGCCGTGGTCGAGAACCCGCTGACCAAGGCCAAAGTGCTGGCGGAAACCGAACAGCATCTGCGTCAGGATGCGATTCTCGCCTCCAATACCTCAACCATTCCTATCAGCCAGCTGGCGCAGGCGCTGCAGCGCCCGGAAAACTTCTGTGGCATGCACTTCTTCAATCCGGTGCCGCGTATGCCGCTGGTTGAAGTGGTTCGTGGCGAGAAAACCAGTGAAGCGACACTGAGTAAAGTGGTGGCATGGGCCAGCAAAATGGGCAAAACGCCTATCGTGGTGAATGACTGCCCCGGCTTCTTTGTGAACCGGGTACTGTTCCCCTACTTCTCTGCTTTCAGCCTGCTGCTGCGCGACGGCGCTGATTTCCGTCAGATTGATAAAGTGATGGAAAAACAGTTCGGCTGGCCGATGGGGCCGTCATGGCTGCTGGATGTGGTGGGCATCGATACCGCGCACCACGCACAAAGCGTGATGGCCGATGGTTTCCCGGATCGTATGAAGCATGACTATCGCGATGCGATAGACCTGCTGTTTGATGCCGGTCGTTTTGGTCAGAAAAATGGCAAAGGCTTCTGGCGCTGGGAAGAGGATAAAAAGGGCAAGCTGAAGAAAGTGCCGGATGCTGAAGTGGATACGCTGCTACAACAGGTCTGTCAGCCCGCGCGGGCCTTCAGTGATGAAGAGATCCTGAACCGTATGATGCTGCCGATGCTGAATGAAGTCGTGCGCTGCCTGGAAGAGAAGATTATCGCCTCGCCAGCAGAAGCGGATATGGCGCTGGTCTATGGTCTCGGCTTCCCGCCGTTCCGTGGCGGCGCTTTCCGCTACCTTGATACCCTGGGCAACAGCAATGTGGTCGATCAGGCCCGGCGCTACAGCGCACTTGGTGGCCTGTATGCCCTGCCTGCGCTGTTGGTGCAGAAAGCCCATCAGCATGAAAGCTGGTATCCCGCCGCCAAACCGATTGATGAAGCCGCGCTGAAAAGCGCCTGA
- a CDS encoding IMPACT family protein produces MEAFDIPAVPLSSSEETIKKSRFITLLAHTEGAEAARAFVQQVKSEHPTARHHCWAWVAGAPNDSQQLGFSDDGEPSGTAGKPMLAQLMGADIGEITAVVVRYYGGIMLGTGGLVKAYGGGVQQGLKLLPRQRKVPMKLFTLQCDYSQLSDIERLVQRFDGKVTDSQFQDRIALTLAVPYGQIDGFKQNLSDFSRGALSLIPLTP; encoded by the coding sequence ATGGAGGCCTTTGATATTCCCGCTGTGCCCCTGAGCAGCAGTGAGGAGACGATCAAAAAGAGCCGCTTCATTACACTACTGGCGCACACCGAGGGTGCAGAAGCGGCGCGCGCGTTTGTCCAGCAGGTTAAAAGCGAGCATCCCACTGCCCGGCATCACTGCTGGGCGTGGGTCGCGGGTGCGCCGAATGATTCTCAGCAGCTTGGCTTCTCTGATGATGGTGAACCTTCGGGCACGGCCGGCAAACCGATGCTGGCGCAGCTGATGGGCGCAGATATTGGCGAGATTACCGCCGTGGTGGTGCGTTATTATGGCGGCATCATGCTGGGAACTGGCGGCTTAGTGAAAGCCTATGGCGGTGGGGTCCAGCAGGGGCTTAAGCTGCTGCCACGGCAGCGCAAAGTGCCGATGAAGCTGTTCACACTGCAGTGTGACTATTCACAGCTCAGCGACATAGAACGGCTGGTTCAGCGTTTCGACGGTAAGGTGACCGACAGTCAGTTTCAGGATCGCATTGCATTGACGCTGGCTGTCCCTTACGGACAGATCGACGGATTCAAACAAAATCTGTCAGACTTTAGTCGGGGCGCGTTATCGCTGATCCCGCTCACACCCTGA
- the tatD gene encoding 3'-5' ssDNA/RNA exonuclease TatD yields the protein MFDIGVNLTSTQFASDRQKVVKRARDAGVTGMLITGTNALESQQAQRLAEAQPGFCWSTAGVHPHHASEWSSEIASTLRRLAEKPEVVAIGECGLDFNRNLSAHGQQEYAFDAQLALAAELNMPVFLHCREAHARFTAVLEPWLPKLPGAVIHCFTGTRNELEACLAMGLSVGITGWVCDERRGLELRELLPLIPADRLLLETDAPYLLPRDMRPRPTSRRNEPCFLPHIVHQVATWRGENTEELATRIDQNARALFRLA from the coding sequence ATGTTTGATATCGGTGTAAACCTGACCAGCACGCAATTCGCCTCCGACCGGCAAAAGGTGGTTAAACGCGCGCGTGATGCGGGCGTCACCGGCATGCTTATTACCGGCACTAACGCGCTGGAGAGCCAGCAGGCTCAGCGACTGGCTGAAGCTCAACCCGGCTTCTGCTGGTCTACTGCAGGCGTTCACCCTCACCATGCCAGCGAATGGTCCTCGGAAATCGCCAGCACCCTGCGTCGCCTGGCTGAAAAACCGGAAGTGGTGGCTATCGGTGAGTGCGGGCTTGATTTCAACCGCAACCTGTCGGCTCATGGGCAGCAGGAGTATGCGTTTGACGCGCAGCTGGCGCTGGCGGCAGAACTCAATATGCCGGTGTTTTTGCACTGCCGTGAAGCCCATGCGCGTTTCACGGCGGTACTTGAACCCTGGTTGCCAAAACTGCCGGGTGCAGTCATCCACTGCTTTACCGGCACGCGTAACGAGCTGGAAGCCTGTCTGGCAATGGGATTATCGGTGGGGATTACGGGCTGGGTTTGCGATGAACGTCGTGGTCTGGAACTGCGCGAGCTGCTGCCACTGATCCCGGCTGACCGCCTGCTGCTGGAAACCGATGCGCCTTATCTGCTGCCGCGCGACATGCGCCCGCGTCCGACCTCACGCCGGAACGAACCCTGCTTTTTACCGCATATTGTGCATCAGGTGGCGACATGGCGCGGCGAGAATACCGAAGAGCTGGCGACCCGCATCGATCAGAATGCGCGGGCGTTATTCAGACTGGCTTAA
- the tatC gene encoding Sec-independent protein translocase subunit TatC: MAVEDTQPLISHLIELRKRLLNCIIAVLAIFLMLVYFANDIYQLVAAPLISQMPVGSSMIATDVASPFFTPIKLTIIVSVFLAVPVILYQVWAFVAPALYRHERRLVMPLLFSSTFLFYFGVAFAYFVVFPLAFGFFTKTAPIGVTVATDISKYLDFVMTLFMAFGVAFEVPVAIVLLCWTGITSPEELKKKRPYILVGAFVVGMLLTPPDVFSQTLLAIPMYCLFEVGVFFSRYYVGKGRRLQDEEENTDA; the protein is encoded by the coding sequence ATGGCCGTTGAAGATACCCAACCGCTCATCAGCCATCTGATTGAGCTGCGTAAGCGCCTGCTGAATTGCATCATCGCCGTACTGGCGATCTTCCTGATGCTGGTTTACTTCGCCAACGACATCTACCAGCTGGTCGCCGCACCGCTGATCAGTCAGATGCCGGTCGGGTCCAGCATGATCGCGACCGATGTGGCCTCACCGTTTTTCACCCCGATTAAGCTGACCATTATTGTATCGGTGTTTCTCGCGGTGCCGGTGATCCTTTATCAGGTCTGGGCCTTTGTCGCCCCTGCGCTCTACCGGCATGAGCGCAGGCTGGTAATGCCGCTGCTCTTTTCCAGCACCTTCCTGTTCTACTTCGGCGTAGCCTTTGCCTATTTCGTGGTCTTCCCGCTGGCATTTGGTTTTTTCACCAAGACCGCACCGATTGGCGTCACCGTCGCAACGGATATCTCTAAGTACCTCGATTTTGTCATGACGCTGTTTATGGCATTTGGCGTGGCGTTTGAAGTGCCGGTAGCGATTGTGTTGCTGTGCTGGACCGGGATCACCAGTCCGGAAGAGTTGAAGAAGAAACGCCCCTATATTCTGGTGGGCGCCTTCGTGGTCGGGATGTTGCTCACACCGCCGGATGTTTTTTCCCAAACTTTGCTCGCTATTCCGATGTACTGCCTGTTTGAAGTCGGCGTATTCTTTTCCCGGTACTACGTGGGTAAAGGCCGACGCTTACAGGATGAGGAAGAGAACACTGACGCCTGA
- the pepE gene encoding dipeptidase PepE, whose amino-acid sequence MELFLLSNGKLADDAALLGYAQPQLHAMIARRAIRSAVLIPYAIIRGDQQQRAAELSASLGIQVERVQAFASPADAIAQADLILVSGGNTWFLNQMLHEQGLIGVIQRAVRERQVPYVGWSAGCNVATPSIRTTNDMPVRSSVVLPALGLFPVQINPHYLDASVSGHMGETRDERLAEFCAVNPAESVIALREGSFLHLHDNQLRYHSVRNEDFKLFRHGEPIQGYHDARALQPLVPFQCV is encoded by the coding sequence ATGGAACTCTTTCTGTTGAGCAATGGCAAGCTGGCGGATGATGCGGCGCTGCTGGGCTATGCGCAGCCACAGCTGCACGCCATGATCGCCCGACGCGCTATCCGATCGGCGGTACTGATCCCCTACGCAATTATTCGTGGCGACCAGCAGCAGCGTGCTGCCGAGCTCAGTGCTTCTCTTGGAATTCAGGTGGAGCGAGTTCAGGCATTCGCTTCGCCAGCTGACGCGATTGCCCAGGCAGATCTGATTTTGGTCAGCGGTGGCAACACCTGGTTTCTGAATCAGATGCTGCATGAACAGGGTCTGATCGGAGTGATTCAGCGCGCGGTGCGGGAGCGGCAGGTACCCTATGTCGGCTGGAGCGCAGGCTGCAACGTGGCAACGCCCTCAATCCGTACCACTAACGATATGCCGGTGCGCAGCAGCGTGGTGTTGCCTGCCCTGGGTCTCTTTCCGGTGCAGATCAATCCCCACTATCTGGATGCCAGCGTCAGCGGCCATATGGGCGAAACCCGCGATGAACGCCTGGCGGAGTTCTGTGCAGTTAACCCTGCCGAGTCGGTCATTGCACTGCGTGAAGGCAGTTTTCTGCACCTGCATGACAACCAGCTGCGTTATCACAGCGTGCGTAACGAAGATTTTAAACTGTTTCGCCACGGCGAGCCGATTCAGGGGTATCACGATGCCCGTGCGTTACAACCGCTGGTTCCCTTTCAGTGCGTATGA